The following DNA comes from Candidatus Nitrosotalea okcheonensis.
ATTTTGAAAGGCCATATTTTTTCACATTGAAAATTTTGTAGTGTAAATTATTTTTCAAGGATTATTCGAACAAGAATAATTTTTCTCTGTCATACAAAAAACTAGTACAATTTTCATTTTATTTTTTTGTTTTCATCATTGTTAAGTCTTTTCCAATAAAAATAATAATCATGAAAAAATTTTTGCGAACGAAATAAATATGATAAACGATATCATGAAATATGGTTTTACAGCAATTTGATGATTCCTGGGGCAGATTTAGTTCTCCGTTATTCAAAACATATACACTAACGAATTTTCGCGATATTCTACAAATAAAAAAATTATCACAGGAAAAACAATTCGAGATTGAGGTTGTAGGAAACGTCCTACCTTTTAAAACCAATAATTATGTAGTAGAACAACTCATAGACTGGAAAAATGTGCCAAATGACCCAATCTTTGCTCTAAATTTTCCACAAAGAGACATGCTAAAACCAAAACACTATCGCAAGATGGAAAATGCCTTAAAAAAAGGTCTAGAGAAAAAAGAGATTCAAAGAATTGCTAACGAAATACGATTACAATTAAATCCCCATCCTGCAGGTCAGATGGAACATAACGTTCCACAATTAAGAGACGGAACCAAACTTTATGGAATGCAACACAAGTACAAAGAAACTGTTCTTTTTTTTCCAAGCCAAGGACAAACATGCCACGCCTACTGTAGTTTTTGTTTCAGATGGCCACAATTTGTTGGCATGGAAGATCTCAAATTTGCCATGCGTGAGACGAGCTCTTTAATACAATACTTGAAAGAACATCCAGAAATCACAGATATTCTCTTTACTGGAGGAGATCCCATGATCATGAAAGCAAAATTGCTTTCACGGTACATTGATTCCATACTTGATGCAGATCTGCCAAATCTACAGACTATTCGCATAGGCTCAAAAGCACTAGCTTATTGGCCTTACAAATTCACATCAGATGACGATTCACAGGAAACACTTGATTTGTTCAACAGGGTGACTAGAAGAGGAATACATCTTTCGTTCATGGCTCACTTTAATCATCCGGTAGAACTTTCTACAGATGCTGTCAAGGCTGCAATTCGTGCTGTTCGTGGAACAGGTGCACAGATTAGGACTCAATCCCCAGTTCTAAAGCATATCAACGATGATCCTAATCTTTGGGCAGAAATGTGGAAAAAACAAGTATCTTTAGGATTGATTCCATACTACATGTTTGTCGTAAGGGATACCGGAGCACAACATTACTTTGGTGTTCCACTAATACGAGCACAGGAAATATTTCGAGATGCATATCAACAAGTAGGTGGATTGTGCAGGACAGTTAGAGGGCCAAGCATGTCTTCCACCCCCGGCAAGATCCAAGTTTTAGGGGTTACCAATGTAGGCAAACTCAAAGCTATTGTTATGAGATTTCTACAGGGAAGAGATCCAAAATGGGTTCAGATACCATTTCTTGCAAAGTATGATAAAAAAGCAATTTGGATTGATGATCTAAAACCATTCTCTGATAAGAAATTCTTTTTCGAAGATGGGTTGGAGAAGATATTATCTAAAGATATGAAAAGTTCTGGGAGCGATGACAGCACAGTCCATGGCGGACCTCCATAACAATTTTCAATAAAGAACATGTCAGAAATTAACATAATTGAGAAAATACAAGAACAACAAGTTGATTTTGTAGATTTTTGGTTTGTGGATATTTTTGGAGAACTTCACAGTGTAGGAATACCATCTTATTCACTTACTGAGGATCATTTCAAAAACGGTCTTGAAAAACTAGATGCAAGTTCTATTCGCGGATTCAAATCAGTCAATAGATCAGACATGATACTTCTTCCTGATGTGACAACTTTTAGAATATTGCCGCCCGATTATGATGACAATAAAAGAAAAAACGCCCGAGTCTTTGTTGAACTTTGCGAGATTTCGGATTCCGCTCATCAACGATATAATCGAGATTCCAGAGTAATAGCTACAAAAGCAACAAATGAATTAAAAAATTTTGGATTAACAAAGGCAGTATGGGGACCTGAACTTGAGTTTTTCATATTTGATAAAATTAATTTATTCCCATCATCCATCGGTGCTATCCAATCATATGGTGGTTCTGGATATTCAATAGAATCCAGTGAAGCCCCATGGACTAGAAATGCAGGTAGAATAGATCTAAAAGGTGGATATTATCCTGCACAACCAAAGGATACGCTTGAATCTATAAGAAAAGATATCTGCGATGATTTGTACAAGTATTTTCAGATAAAGGTAGAAGCACAGCATCACGAAGTTGCTACTTCTGGTCAATGCGAGATAAATCTTTTACATGGTGAGACAATTATTGCAGCAGATAATGTTGTTACTGCAAAAAATCTGGTAAAGGTAAAATCCAAGAAAAATGGAAAGGTTGCGACATTTATGCCAAAACCGATCTATGGTGACAACGCATCAGCAATGCATATGCATCAAAGTATCTGGAATAAAGAAAATAATATGATGTATGATCCAAATGATAAAGTAGCTGAGATTAGTCAATTGGGCCGATATTATATCGGAGGTTTACTTGATCACGCAGATGCACTATGTGCGATATCAAATCCTACGACTAATTCATACAAAAGACTAGTACCTGATTTTGAAGCACCGGTAAATGTATGCTGGGGAATAGGGAACAGATCATCTGCAGTCAGAATACCAATTTATTCAAGAGGAAACGAAAAAAATAAAAGAGTAGAATATCGGGTTCCAGATCCTACTGCAAACATATATCTTCTTGAAGCTGCCTTGCTCTTGGCAGGTCTTGACGGAATAAAAAATAAAAAAGATCCAGGTGATCCTGTTGAGGAAAATGTCTATAGGCTTACCTCAGAACAAAAAAGAAATTACAAAATAAGATCACTTCCAAGTACACTAAAGGATGCCTTGGAATCCCTAAAAAGTGACCAAAAGTTCCTGGAGCATGTATTCACCAAGGATTTTCTTGACACTTACATATCGATGAAATATTTAGAGCATGATGCCTTTGCACAAACTCCAACTCCATGGGAAATTGCAATGTATAGCGATGTGTAACTAGGCATTTGAAACAAACCCCTCAAGGGAATCTAAATCACTAACATCTGAATTTGAACCTAAAACTTAAATCAAAAAATCTTTACTGTATTTTGTTCTTGAATATGATTAGTAGATGGAATGATAAAATGGGGCCATGTGATCTGACATCCAATAAAATTTGATTGACTCTTTCTTGCATAGCTGACAATTCATTCTTAATTCTCTATAGTTGATAGGATTATTTTTGTAAGATTATCTGCCTTGAGGAATCAGTGATCGAATGTATGACATCCTTGATGTCATCTATTGAATCTGATAGCATTTTTACAATTAATCCTGCTTGGTTGGGAAGGGTAGACCAACTTACATATAGTTTACCCTTTCTCACTATTCTATCAAATTCTAATTCTATCTTTCTTGATCTCTCTGGCGAGGTAATCAAATAGACTATGGAATAGATTGTTTTATTTCCAAAGATGAATTCTGTGCCGCTAAAATTAGCAGTAGGTTCTAGATTCATAAAATCCGAAAAAAGAATTCTATCATTATTATCATAAACATTTATTCGTAACCCACATACTTGAAACTGAAATTTTTCATCTGAAGCTATTCTCCCAGCTGAAATTATTTCACTGTAGATCAGAGTTGAACCTTCTTCAACTTTTAATCTAGTCTCCTGATAGAATCTTGATGATCTAAAAGGTATTATTTGATTTGGTATAAACTCCAAGTAAGAATTATTTTCAATGTGGATATCTACAAGTTGTTTAGAAAGTTTTCCTGTGCATTTGTATATTTTAGTCGCAGCTTGATTTGTTATATGGGATACAGTATTTTTTCCTGCTATAATTCTAGTCTCTAAAGTATCTCCTTCCAAAATCCCTCCGGATGATGACATCAAGTATATGTATGCCATTTGTGGAAATTGTGTGTCAGGATAAATGGCTCGTTGAACTAACATTGGTGCCTTTGTTCTAAGATCTCGTATTATGGTCCTTGAATGCTCATTTGTATCAAGGAAGATTCCTATAAATCCATATGTGCTAGGTGTAGGATATTTTTTGTGAACAGGAAAGAGTCTTGAGACCGAATATTTTATTTCAGTCACTCTTTTTTTTCTTTTTCTCAAATAATAAATCATTGATTATGCGGTCTGCTATAAGGTCTACTCCTTGACCCGTGCTGCAATTTACAAATTGATATGGTTTATTGGGTCTTATTCGCTCTGCGTCAGATTGCATGACAGCAAGGTTTGCTCCTACATATGGTGCCAAGTCTATCTTGTTTATTACTAGAAGATCACAACTTTCTATTCCTAATCCTCCCTTCCTTGGATACTTGTCTCCACCTGAGACATCTATGATATAAATAAAATAATCTGCTAAAGCTGGACTGAAAGTAGTCATGATATTATCCCCGCCACTTTCTATTATTATCAAGTCAAGAGACGAATCTTTCTCTTGGATTTCATTGACAACTGCTAAATTCATTGATGGATCCTCTCGGATTGCAGTATGAGGACAACCTCCTGTTGCTAATCCTATTATGAGTTCCTCAGGCATCAGATTGGTTTCAGTTGAAAGTGTTCTTCTCATCCTTTCTGCATCTTCCTTTGAAATAACATCATTGGAAATTATGCAACAACGATAACCTCTACCATATAAAATTGGGACTAGCTTTTCTATGAGGCGAGTCTTTCCAGAACCTACTGGACCTCCTATGCCAAGCTTAGGAATTGATTTTGTCTTCATATCAAATTAGCCAAAAATCAAGTAATAAACATTCTATTATCGCTATGTTCATGCATCATCTGAAAAATATCTGTCATTGGAGTCAACTGCCAAATATTCTCTATGGACTTCTTCTTAATGGATTTGATGATGTGATTTGCATACTCTGACACACGCATCAAAATTCTCTGGCCAGCAAAATGTTCAATTATTCCAAGTCTTACTGCTGCTGCTACAACGCTGGTACTGTATGAATAGATCATCATCCTGACTGAACTTGTACCGGATATTCCTAAAGATGCTGTCACTATTCCAAAACATACTGGATACGTCCCATGAGATTTCTTGGCTTGAATCTTTTTTAGGAATTTACGCATTAACAAATTTTTGTTACCAACCATATCTGATCCACAATAAAGAATTTGATGACCAGATCTAGTTGATGCTATACTTACTTCTTTTATCAATTTAAGGGAATAATATTTATCATCCAATTCTATTATTTTCTGAAGATCGTTTTGTTTTACAGCCTTTATGACATGCAATAAAAATGGACAATCACAGGGAGCAAGCTGAAAATAAATCTGATTTTCAATGAATTTCAAAACATTTTCTTCTTTTTTTATATGGCCCGATCTGACAAGAGATTCTAAACCCCATGACATACCAAACATTCCAGATGGAAAAAAAGAGTCAGATAACTGCATTATATGAAATTCTGAATTAATGTTCATGGACGTTAAGACTATCTTCTGGTTCAAAAATTCTTTCCTGTATGTTGATATCCATATGATTAACAAGGTTTCCAAAAAGGTGACTAAAGGTCTCTATTTCAGACTCTGCCATAACTGGAAAGTAAATAACTCCCTCATCATCAATCTGGATTGGTCTATGTCTATTTCCAATTATATGGCCAACTACTGGCATAATTTTTTTTACCATGTTTAAATCTCCTCTAATATTAATCGAAATTACTTTCTCAGGCATTTGTTCCACTATGATAAATTTGTCTATTTCATCTAACAACACATCACCATTATGTAATTTTTTATCTGACTCGAGAGCAATTCCAACATCAGTTCCTTTATCGGTATTTCTACGAAATCTATTTTTTTCAAGTTCGATTCTCGAAATTTTTATTCTTTCACATTTTTCTGTAGATAACTTTTTGAATTTATCTCTCAAAAAAGGA
Coding sequences within:
- a CDS encoding urease accessory protein UreE gives rise to the protein MLLINSIVGNIFQDPFLRDKFKKLSTEKCERIKISRIELEKNRFRRNTDKGTDVGIALESDKKLHNGDVLLDEIDKFIIVEQMPEKVISINIRGDLNMVKKIMPVVGHIIGNRHRPIQIDDEGVIYFPVMAESEIETFSHLFGNLVNHMDINIQERIFEPEDSLNVHEH
- a CDS encoding KamA family radical SAM protein; translation: MVLQQFDDSWGRFSSPLFKTYTLTNFRDILQIKKLSQEKQFEIEVVGNVLPFKTNNYVVEQLIDWKNVPNDPIFALNFPQRDMLKPKHYRKMENALKKGLEKKEIQRIANEIRLQLNPHPAGQMEHNVPQLRDGTKLYGMQHKYKETVLFFPSQGQTCHAYCSFCFRWPQFVGMEDLKFAMRETSSLIQYLKEHPEITDILFTGGDPMIMKAKLLSRYIDSILDADLPNLQTIRIGSKALAYWPYKFTSDDDSQETLDLFNRVTRRGIHLSFMAHFNHPVELSTDAVKAAIRAVRGTGAQIRTQSPVLKHINDDPNLWAEMWKKQVSLGLIPYYMFVVRDTGAQHYFGVPLIRAQEIFRDAYQQVGGLCRTVRGPSMSSTPGKIQVLGVTNVGKLKAIVMRFLQGRDPKWVQIPFLAKYDKKAIWIDDLKPFSDKKFFFEDGLEKILSKDMKSSGSDDSTVHGGPP
- a CDS encoding urease accessory protein UreF, giving the protein MSWGLESLVRSGHIKKEENVLKFIENQIYFQLAPCDCPFLLHVIKAVKQNDLQKIIELDDKYYSLKLIKEVSIASTRSGHQILYCGSDMVGNKNLLMRKFLKKIQAKKSHGTYPVCFGIVTASLGISGTSSVRMMIYSYSTSVVAAAVRLGIIEHFAGQRILMRVSEYANHIIKSIKKKSIENIWQLTPMTDIFQMMHEHSDNRMFIT
- the ureG gene encoding urease accessory protein UreG, with translation MKTKSIPKLGIGGPVGSGKTRLIEKLVPILYGRGYRCCIISNDVISKEDAERMRRTLSTETNLMPEELIIGLATGGCPHTAIREDPSMNLAVVNEIQEKDSSLDLIIIESGGDNIMTTFSPALADYFIYIIDVSGGDKYPRKGGLGIESCDLLVINKIDLAPYVGANLAVMQSDAERIRPNKPYQFVNCSTGQGVDLIADRIINDLLFEKKKKKSD
- a CDS encoding urease accessory protein UreD — translated: MTEIKYSVSRLFPVHKKYPTPSTYGFIGIFLDTNEHSRTIIRDLRTKAPMLVQRAIYPDTQFPQMAYIYLMSSSGGILEGDTLETRIIAGKNTVSHITNQAATKIYKCTGKLSKQLVDIHIENNSYLEFIPNQIIPFRSSRFYQETRLKVEEGSTLIYSEIISAGRIASDEKFQFQVCGLRINVYDNNDRILFSDFMNLEPTANFSGTEFIFGNKTIYSIVYLITSPERSRKIELEFDRIVRKGKLYVSWSTLPNQAGLIVKMLSDSIDDIKDVIHSITDSSRQIILQK
- the glnA gene encoding type I glutamate--ammonia ligase, whose translation is MSEINIIEKIQEQQVDFVDFWFVDIFGELHSVGIPSYSLTEDHFKNGLEKLDASSIRGFKSVNRSDMILLPDVTTFRILPPDYDDNKRKNARVFVELCEISDSAHQRYNRDSRVIATKATNELKNFGLTKAVWGPELEFFIFDKINLFPSSIGAIQSYGGSGYSIESSEAPWTRNAGRIDLKGGYYPAQPKDTLESIRKDICDDLYKYFQIKVEAQHHEVATSGQCEINLLHGETIIAADNVVTAKNLVKVKSKKNGKVATFMPKPIYGDNASAMHMHQSIWNKENNMMYDPNDKVAEISQLGRYYIGGLLDHADALCAISNPTTNSYKRLVPDFEAPVNVCWGIGNRSSAVRIPIYSRGNEKNKRVEYRVPDPTANIYLLEAALLLAGLDGIKNKKDPGDPVEENVYRLTSEQKRNYKIRSLPSTLKDALESLKSDQKFLEHVFTKDFLDTYISMKYLEHDAFAQTPTPWEIAMYSDV